One Xyrauchen texanus isolate HMW12.3.18 chromosome 34, RBS_HiC_50CHRs, whole genome shotgun sequence genomic window carries:
- the LOC127627491 gene encoding D(1)-like dopamine receptor produces the protein MDVNYSTVLDSNVSQRDSSKRVLTGCFLSLLILTTLLGNTLVCAAVTKFRHLRSKVTNFFVISLAISDLLVAILVMPWKAATEIVGFWPFGAFCNVWVAFDIMCSTASILNLCVISVDRYWAISSPFRYERKMTPKVAFIMISVAWTLSILISFIPVQLNWHKAQTTSYTELNGTYGELPPDNCDSSLNRTYAISSSLISFYIPVAIMLVTYTRIYRIAQKQIRRISALERAAESAKNRHSSMGNNASMDSESSFKMSFKRETKVLKTLSVIMGVFVCCWLPFFILNCMVPFCDTNESADFPCISSTTFDVFVWFGWANSSLNPIIYAFNADFRKAFSILLGCHRLCPGSNAIEIVSINNNGAQQSSSQYQPKGHIPKEGNNSNYVIPHSILCQDEETQKHEDIGVKTFEKLSPSMSGNFDSDADVSLEKINPITQNGQLKSLPS, from the coding sequence ATGGATGTGAACTACTCCACGGTCCTGGACAGCAATGTGTCGCAACGCGATTCATCCAAGCGAGTTCTGACTGGTTGTTTCCTCTCGCTGCTCATCCTGACCACCCTACTGGGAAACACGCTGGTCTGCGCGGCCGTCACAAAGTTCCGGCACCTGCGGTCAAAAGTCACCAACTTCTTTGTTATATCGCTAGCTATTTCAGACTTGCTGGTGGCCATTTTGGTGATGCCATGGAAAGCAGCGACCGAGATTGTAGGGTTCTGGCCATTTGGCGCCTTCTGCAATGTCTGGGTGGCCTTTGACATCATGTGTTCCACTGCCTCCATCTTGAACCTGTGCGTCATCAGTGTGGACCGCTACTGGGCCATTTCCAGCCCGTTCCGCTATGAGCGCAAGATGACGCCCAAGGTAGCGTTCATCATGATCAGCGTTGCGTGGACGCTGTCCATCCTAATCTCCTTCATCCCTGTGCAGCTAAACTGGCATAAAGCCCAGACAACAAGTTACACAGAGTTGAACGGAACCTATGGCGAGCTTCCCCCGGACAACTGCGATTCCAGCCTTAATCGAACGTATGCCATTTCCTCTTCCCTGATCAGTTTTTACATACCTGTGGCCATCATGCTGGTCACCTACACCCGCATCTACCGCATTGCCCAGAAACAGATACGGCGTATCTCTGCGCTAGAACGTGCGGCGGAGAGTGCCAAGAACCGTCACAGTAGCATGGGTAACAACGCCAGTATGGATTCTGAAAGTTCCTTCAAGATGTCCTTCAAGCGTGAAACCAAAGTTCTCAAAACCCTCTCGGTGATCATGGGTGTCTTCGTATGCTGCTGGCTGCCCTTCTTTATCTTAAACTGCATGGTTCCGTTCTGCGACACTAACGAGAGTGCCGACTTCCCATGCATCAGTTCCACCACCTTTGATGTCTTTGTATGGTTCGGTTGGGCTAACTCCTCACTCAACCCCATCATCTATGCCTTCAACGCTGACTTCCGAAAGGCGTTCTCCATCCTGCTGGGCTGCCATCGACTCTGCCCTGGCAGCAACGCTATAGAGATTGTGAGTATTAACAACAACGGGGCCCAGCAGTCTTCTTCCCAGTACCAACCAAAGGGCCACATCCCAAAAGAGGGCAACAACAGCAACTATGTGATCCCTCACAGTATCCTCTGCCAGGATGAGGAGACCCAGAAGCATGAGGACATTGGGGTAAAAACCTTTGAGAAACTGTCCCCCTCTATGTCGGGAAACTTTGATAGCGATGCTGATGTTTCCCTGGAAAAGATCAACCCCATAACACAAAATGGGCAGCTCAAATCCTTACCATCCTGA